One genomic region from Pseudoduganella lutea encodes:
- a CDS encoding branched-chain amino acid ABC transporter permease yields MNFFFEVLIGGLLSGVMYALVAIGFVLIYKASGVFNFAQGAMVFFAALTCVGLMDKFGMSLWLAIPCTMVAMIVLGFAIERVVLRPLVNQPEITLFMATIGLAFFLEGLAQLLWGSQVHQLPLPIEDVPMQSLLDRFNIVVSQFDVIAALICGVLVAALALLFAKTKVGRALRAVADDHQAALAVGIPLQRIWAILWAVAGVVALVAGLLWGARNGVQFALTFIALKALPVLILGGFTSVPGAIVGGLIIGASEKLAEVYIGPLVGGGIEGWFPYVLALLFLLVRPEGLFGEKIIRRI; encoded by the coding sequence ATTAACTTCTTCTTTGAAGTCCTGATCGGCGGGCTGCTGTCGGGCGTGATGTATGCGCTGGTGGCCATCGGTTTCGTGCTGATCTACAAGGCGTCCGGGGTGTTCAACTTTGCCCAGGGCGCGATGGTGTTCTTTGCCGCGCTCACGTGCGTGGGCCTGATGGACAAGTTCGGCATGTCGCTGTGGCTGGCCATTCCCTGCACCATGGTTGCGATGATCGTTCTCGGCTTCGCCATCGAGCGCGTGGTGCTGCGCCCGCTCGTGAACCAGCCGGAGATCACGCTGTTCATGGCCACCATCGGCCTGGCGTTCTTCCTCGAAGGCCTGGCGCAGCTGCTGTGGGGCTCGCAGGTCCACCAGCTGCCGCTGCCGATCGAAGATGTGCCGATGCAGTCGCTGCTCGACCGCTTCAACATCGTCGTGTCGCAGTTCGACGTGATCGCCGCCCTCATCTGCGGCGTACTCGTTGCGGCGCTGGCGCTGCTGTTCGCGAAAACCAAAGTCGGCCGCGCGCTGCGCGCCGTGGCGGACGACCACCAGGCCGCGCTGGCCGTTGGCATTCCGCTGCAGCGCATCTGGGCCATCCTGTGGGCGGTGGCGGGTGTCGTGGCTCTCGTGGCGGGCCTGCTGTGGGGCGCGCGCAATGGCGTGCAGTTCGCCCTCACGTTCATCGCGCTGAAAGCCCTGCCGGTACTGATCCTTGGCGGCTTCACCTCCGTGCCCGGCGCCATCGTGGGCGGCCTGATCATCGGCGCCTCGGAAAAGCTGGCCGAGGTGTACATCGGGCCGCTCGTGGGCGGCGGCATCGAGGGCTGGTTCCCCTACGTGCTGGCGCTGCTGTTCCTGCTGGTGCGGCCGGAAGGGCTGTTCGGCGAAAAGATCATCCGGAGGATCTGA
- a CDS encoding branched-chain amino acid ABC transporter permease, whose translation MFYREAGQFRTTYEADGQILPIRQDRIVLLATLAIAVVAVPFIASPYLLSAILIPFLIFSLAALGLNILTGYAGQLSLGTAAFMAVGAFASWNFVARIPGMPMLLAFVLGGLCAALVGIAFGLPSLRIRGFYLAAATLATQFFVIWCLTKISWLTNYSPSGVITAQRIEIMGYAFDTPQRKYVLVLLVVALLALLAKNLVRSNVGRSWMAVRDMDMAAEVIGIRPMRTKLLAFAVSSFYCGVAGALYAFAYLGTVEPEAYSLDLSFRILFMIIIGGVGSILGSFLGAAFIVLLPVFLNIAAHGLALPTSVASNLELMVFGALIIFFLIVEPHGLARLWQIGKEKLRLWPFPH comes from the coding sequence ATGTTCTATCGCGAAGCGGGGCAATTCCGCACCACCTACGAGGCCGATGGCCAGATCCTGCCGATCCGGCAAGACCGCATCGTGTTGCTGGCCACGCTGGCCATCGCCGTGGTGGCGGTGCCGTTCATCGCATCGCCCTACCTGCTGTCGGCGATCCTGATCCCGTTCCTGATCTTTTCGCTGGCCGCGCTGGGCTTGAACATCCTCACCGGCTATGCGGGCCAGCTGTCGCTCGGCACGGCCGCGTTCATGGCCGTGGGTGCGTTCGCCTCCTGGAATTTCGTGGCGCGCATTCCCGGCATGCCCATGCTGCTGGCCTTCGTGCTGGGCGGGCTGTGCGCCGCGCTCGTGGGCATCGCGTTCGGCTTGCCATCGCTGCGCATCCGCGGGTTCTATCTCGCCGCGGCCACGCTGGCCACGCAGTTCTTCGTGATCTGGTGCCTGACCAAGATCTCGTGGCTGACGAACTACAGCCCGTCCGGCGTGATCACCGCCCAGCGCATCGAGATCATGGGCTACGCCTTCGATACGCCGCAGCGCAAATATGTCCTCGTGCTGCTCGTGGTGGCGCTGCTGGCGCTGCTGGCGAAGAACCTGGTGCGCTCGAACGTGGGCCGTTCGTGGATGGCGGTGCGCGACATGGACATGGCGGCCGAAGTCATCGGCATCCGCCCGATGCGCACGAAGCTGCTGGCCTTCGCCGTGAGCTCGTTCTACTGCGGCGTGGCCGGCGCGCTGTACGCGTTCGCCTACCTGGGCACGGTGGAACCGGAAGCCTACAGCCTGGACCTGTCGTTCCGCATCCTGTTCATGATCATCATCGGCGGCGTGGGCTCGATCCTCGGGTCCTTCCTCGGCGCCGCGTTCATCGTGCTGCTGCCCGTGTTCCTGAACATCGCCGCGCACGGGCTCGCGCTGCCCACCAGCGTGGCGTCGAACCTGGAACTGATGGTGTTCGGCGCCCTCATCATCTTCTTCCTGATCGTGGAACCGCACGGCCTGGCGCGCCTGTGGCAGATCGGTAAAGAGAAGCTGCGCCTGTGGCCATTCCCTCACTAA
- a CDS encoding ABC transporter substrate-binding protein, with protein sequence MKLLPSIVLGTLLAGAIAPAFAQEQFVALPSYRVGPYASGGSGFYGGIIDYFALVNAAGGVNGVKIAWQECETEYNPSRGVECYERLKTQQGGATLVEPLSTSIAYGILDRIPQDKIPMTMLGYGRSDAANGKVFPYVFPLISSYWSQAAAMVKYLADKNGGSLKGKKIVHLYHDSAFGKEPLPVLEALAKQQGFELVKVPVAPPGSEQQAQWLQIRQARPDHVILWGWGVMNSVAIKTAQRNGFPREKILGVWWAGSEEDTVPSGDAAKGYTAMSFNTPGNYPVLDEIRTKLYKTGKGNLADQARIGSVYHMRGVTAGILFVEAMRTAQEKFGKGKPVTGEQMRWGLEHLNIDLARQKAVGAANMFPTVKTSCEDHEGSGAVKVQQWDGKKWVAITPNWIVGDRALVKKLIDESSNKYAAEKNIKPACMP encoded by the coding sequence ATGAAGCTGTTGCCTTCCATCGTACTCGGCACCCTGCTCGCCGGCGCCATTGCTCCCGCCTTCGCGCAGGAACAGTTCGTTGCCCTGCCCTCGTACCGCGTGGGCCCTTATGCCTCGGGAGGCTCCGGCTTCTATGGCGGCATCATCGACTATTTTGCGCTCGTCAACGCAGCCGGTGGCGTCAACGGCGTGAAGATCGCCTGGCAGGAATGCGAGACGGAATACAACCCGTCGCGCGGCGTGGAATGCTACGAGCGGCTGAAGACCCAGCAGGGCGGCGCCACCCTTGTCGAGCCGCTGTCGACCAGCATCGCCTACGGCATCCTCGACCGCATCCCGCAGGACAAGATCCCGATGACGATGCTGGGCTACGGCCGCTCGGATGCCGCCAACGGCAAGGTGTTCCCCTATGTGTTCCCGCTGATTTCCAGCTACTGGAGCCAGGCCGCAGCCATGGTGAAATACCTGGCCGACAAGAACGGCGGCTCGCTGAAGGGCAAGAAGATCGTGCACCTGTACCACGACTCCGCGTTCGGCAAGGAACCATTGCCCGTGCTGGAAGCGCTGGCGAAGCAGCAGGGTTTTGAACTGGTCAAGGTTCCCGTGGCGCCGCCGGGCAGCGAGCAGCAGGCGCAGTGGCTGCAGATCCGCCAGGCGCGGCCCGATCACGTGATCCTGTGGGGCTGGGGCGTGATGAATTCGGTGGCGATCAAGACGGCGCAGCGCAACGGCTTCCCGCGCGAGAAGATCCTCGGCGTGTGGTGGGCCGGCTCCGAGGAAGACACCGTGCCGTCCGGCGACGCCGCCAAGGGCTATACGGCGATGTCGTTCAACACTCCCGGTAATTACCCGGTGCTCGACGAGATCCGCACGAAGCTGTACAAGACCGGCAAGGGCAACCTGGCCGACCAGGCCCGCATCGGCTCGGTGTACCACATGCGCGGCGTGACGGCCGGCATCCTGTTTGTGGAAGCGATGCGCACCGCGCAGGAAAAATTCGGCAAGGGCAAGCCCGTCACGGGCGAGCAGATGCGCTGGGGCCTGGAACACCTGAATATCGACCTGGCGCGCCAGAAAGCGGTGGGCGCCGCGAACATGTTCCCGACCGTGAAGACGAGCTGCGAAGACCATGAAGGCTCCGGCGCCGTGAAGGTACAGCAGTGGGATGGCAAGAAGTGGGTCGCCATCACGCCGAACTGGATCGTGGGCGACCGCGCGCTGGTGAAAAAACTCATCGACGAATCGTCGAACAAGTACGCGGCCGAGAAAAACATCAAGCCTGCGTGCATGCCATGA
- a CDS encoding ABC transporter ATP-binding protein, producing MSALSVNNIEVIYDHVILVLKGVSLEVPQGSIVALLGANGAGKSTTLKTISTLLRGERGDVTKGEVRFNGERVDQLTPNALVTRGLAQVMEGRHCFGHLTIEENLLTGAYTRKLSRAGLREELERVYHYFPRLKERRASQAGYTSGGEQQMCAIGRALMAKPSMILLDEPSMGIAPQIVEEIFGIVKDLNGNEGVSFLLAEQNTMVALRYADFGYILENGRVVMEGDAAELAANEDVKEFYLGVSGAGRKNFRDQKFYKRRKRWLS from the coding sequence ATGAGCGCGCTGTCCGTCAACAACATCGAGGTGATCTACGACCACGTGATCCTCGTGCTGAAAGGCGTGTCGCTCGAGGTGCCGCAGGGGTCCATCGTGGCGCTGCTGGGGGCGAACGGTGCCGGCAAGTCCACCACGCTGAAGACGATCTCCACCTTGCTGCGCGGCGAACGGGGCGACGTGACGAAGGGCGAAGTGCGTTTCAACGGCGAGCGGGTCGACCAGCTCACGCCAAACGCGCTCGTGACGCGCGGCCTGGCCCAGGTGATGGAGGGCCGCCACTGCTTCGGCCACCTGACGATCGAGGAAAACCTGCTGACCGGTGCCTACACGCGCAAGCTGTCGCGTGCCGGACTGCGCGAGGAACTGGAGCGTGTCTACCACTATTTTCCCCGCTTGAAGGAGCGGCGTGCCAGCCAGGCCGGCTACACGTCCGGCGGCGAACAGCAGATGTGCGCGATCGGCCGCGCGCTGATGGCCAAGCCGTCGATGATCCTGCTGGACGAACCATCGATGGGCATCGCGCCGCAGATCGTCGAGGAGATCTTCGGTATCGTCAAGGACCTGAACGGCAACGAGGGCGTGTCGTTCCTGCTGGCCGAGCAGAACACGATGGTGGCGCTGCGCTACGCGGACTTCGGCTACATCCTCGAGAACGGCCGCGTGGTGATGGAAGGCGATGCGGCGGAGCTGGCGGCGAACGAGGATGTGAAGGAGTTCTACCTGGGCGTTTCCGGTGCGGGCCGCAAGAACTTCCGCGACCAGAAATTCTACAAGCGGCGCAAACGGTGGCTGTCATGA
- a CDS encoding MmcQ/YjbR family DNA-binding protein, with protein MNIDKAKKLCAGLPGATQDIKWTSCLVYSVGGKMFAITDSDPKASRFSIKVDDDAFLGLTDRPGIIPAPYLARMKWVRIDDPKAVSDEEAATLLKRAHEIIFGKLTKKLQKQIAEGGDT; from the coding sequence ATGAATATCGACAAGGCAAAGAAACTGTGCGCCGGGCTGCCCGGCGCCACGCAGGACATCAAATGGACATCGTGCCTCGTGTATTCGGTGGGCGGCAAGATGTTCGCCATCACCGACAGCGATCCGAAGGCAAGCCGCTTCAGCATCAAGGTCGATGACGATGCCTTCCTGGGACTCACCGACCGCCCCGGCATCATCCCGGCGCCGTACCTGGCGCGAATGAAATGGGTGCGGATCGACGACCCCAAGGCGGTATCGGACGAGGAAGCGGCCACGCTGCTGAAACGCGCCCATGAAATCATCTTCGGCAAGCTGACGAAGAAGCTGCAGAAGCAAATCGCGGAAGGCGGCGACACATGA
- a CDS encoding phenylacetate--CoA ligase family protein, protein MNTHFSQSTLDDLETRDPHDRERDLMRRLPALVAQAQSAAGWARILHGVQASAIDHRAALAQLPVTRKSQLKELQQQDAPFGGLTSTAPRALSRICMSPGPIFDPEGRSSDPWRFARPMYAAGVRAGGLLQNCFSYHFTPAAFMVEGGAARIGCTVIPAGSGQTELQVQAMSTLRPDTYVGTPSFLKLILEKAAETGADVSSVRHALLSAEALPESLRAWFIERGVPHVCQAYASADAGSIAYETRTDGVLDPGMVLDEEVILEIVKPGTGEPVAPGEVGEVVLTVFHPDYPLIRFATGDLSALLVGATPAAGAHTNARLRGWLGRADQTTKVRAMFVHPSQVHEIAHRHGIGKARLVVSGTIADETMTLQCEVDDPAASIAADNGAAIVATLRNVTKLRGEVFFVQRGSLPNDGKVIDDRRRYD, encoded by the coding sequence ATGAACACGCATTTTTCCCAATCGACGCTGGACGATCTCGAAACGCGCGATCCGCATGACCGCGAGCGCGACCTGATGCGGCGCCTGCCGGCGCTGGTGGCGCAGGCGCAGTCGGCGGCTGGATGGGCGCGCATCCTGCATGGGGTGCAAGCATCGGCCATCGATCACCGTGCCGCACTGGCGCAACTGCCCGTCACGCGCAAGTCGCAGCTGAAGGAACTCCAGCAGCAGGATGCGCCATTTGGCGGGCTGACGAGCACCGCGCCCCGCGCGCTGTCGCGCATCTGCATGTCGCCCGGGCCGATCTTCGATCCCGAAGGCCGCTCGAGCGATCCGTGGCGTTTCGCGCGGCCCATGTACGCGGCGGGCGTGCGCGCCGGCGGCCTGCTGCAGAACTGCTTTTCGTATCACTTCACGCCGGCCGCCTTCATGGTCGAAGGCGGCGCCGCGCGCATCGGCTGCACGGTGATCCCGGCCGGCAGCGGCCAGACGGAATTGCAGGTGCAGGCCATGTCCACCTTGCGGCCGGATACCTATGTGGGCACGCCGTCGTTCCTCAAGCTCATCCTGGAAAAAGCCGCGGAAACCGGGGCGGACGTTTCGAGCGTGCGGCATGCGCTGCTGTCGGCCGAGGCGCTGCCCGAATCGCTGCGCGCGTGGTTCATCGAGCGCGGCGTGCCGCACGTGTGCCAGGCGTATGCATCGGCCGATGCCGGCAGCATCGCCTACGAGACGCGCACCGACGGCGTGCTCGATCCCGGCATGGTGCTGGACGAGGAAGTGATCCTCGAGATCGTCAAGCCCGGCACGGGCGAACCGGTCGCGCCGGGTGAAGTGGGCGAAGTGGTGCTCACCGTGTTCCATCCCGACTATCCGCTGATCCGCTTTGCCACCGGCGACCTGTCCGCGCTGCTGGTCGGCGCGACGCCGGCCGCCGGCGCCCACACCAATGCGCGCCTGCGCGGCTGGCTGGGGCGCGCGGACCAGACGACGAAAGTGCGGGCGATGTTCGTGCATCCGTCGCAAGTGCACGAGATCGCGCACCGCCACGGCATCGGCAAGGCGCGGCTCGTGGTGTCCGGCACGATCGCCGATGAAACGATGACGCTGCAGTGCGAGGTGGACGATCCCGCCGCCAGCATCGCGGCCGATAACGGCGCGGCAATCGTGGCCACCTTGCGCAACGTGACGAAGTTGCGCGGCGAAGTGTTTTTTGTACAACGCGGCAGCCTGCCCAACGACGGCAAGGTGATCGACGATCGCCGCCGTTATGACTGA
- a CDS encoding hypoxanthine-guanine phosphoribosyltransferase, translating to MQEFHHQRARALLDNAEEIFTAQQVSDAVRQVAGELNTRFNALEEFPLVLGVMGGAVVFTGNLLPQLTFPLEFDYIHVSRYGDEDRGGEVVWKVVPRSNVEGRTVIVVDDILDEGETLAHVKQRLLDMGAKEVVIVVFADKAIGKTKPVKPDLVGLVIPNRFVVGYGMDAYNYWRNLPGLWAINNTDLSS from the coding sequence ATGCAAGAATTTCATCATCAACGGGCCCGTGCGCTGCTGGACAACGCCGAGGAAATCTTTACCGCCCAGCAGGTGTCCGACGCCGTGCGCCAGGTGGCCGGCGAGCTGAACACGCGCTTCAACGCACTCGAGGAATTCCCGCTCGTGCTTGGCGTGATGGGCGGCGCCGTCGTCTTCACCGGCAACCTGCTGCCGCAGCTGACGTTCCCCCTCGAATTCGACTATATCCACGTGAGCCGCTATGGCGACGAAGACCGCGGCGGCGAAGTCGTCTGGAAGGTGGTGCCCCGCTCGAATGTCGAAGGCCGCACCGTGATCGTCGTCGACGACATCCTCGACGAAGGCGAAACGCTGGCCCACGTGAAGCAGCGCCTGCTCGACATGGGCGCCAAGGAAGTTGTCATTGTTGTCTTCGCGGACAAGGCGATCGGCAAGACCAAGCCGGTGAAGCCGGATCTGGTGGGTCTCGTCATTCCGAACCGCTTCGTCGTCGGTTATGGCATGGATGCCTACAATTACTGGCGCAACCTGCCCGGCCTGTGGGCAATCAACAACACCGATCTGTCAAGCTGA
- the clpP gene encoding ATP-dependent Clp endopeptidase proteolytic subunit ClpP, which translates to MHMIPTVIENTGRVERAYDIYSRLLRERIVFIVGPVTDESANLVVAQLLFLESEDPGKDISLYINSPGGSVYAGLAIYDTMQFIRPAVATICTGFAASMGAFLLAAGEKGKRFALPNARIMIHQPSGGSQGTAADVEIQAREVLHLRERLNHIFAERTGQDIARVARDSDRDNFMSATQAVEYGLVDEVLWERGNADRSA; encoded by the coding sequence ATGCACATGATCCCCACCGTCATCGAAAACACCGGCCGCGTCGAGCGTGCCTACGACATTTACTCGCGCCTGCTGCGTGAACGCATCGTTTTCATCGTCGGCCCCGTGACGGACGAATCGGCCAATCTCGTCGTCGCGCAATTGCTGTTCCTGGAATCGGAAGACCCGGGCAAGGATATTTCACTCTACATCAACTCGCCCGGCGGGTCCGTCTACGCGGGCCTGGCGATTTACGACACGATGCAGTTCATCCGGCCGGCGGTGGCGACCATCTGCACGGGCTTCGCGGCCAGCATGGGCGCGTTCCTGCTGGCGGCGGGAGAGAAAGGCAAGCGCTTTGCGCTGCCCAATGCGCGCATCATGATCCACCAGCCCAGCGGCGGGTCGCAGGGCACGGCGGCGGATGTGGAAATTCAGGCAAGGGAGGTGCTGCACCTGCGCGAACGGCTGAACCACATCTTTGCCGAACGCACGGGACAGGATATCGCGCGGGTCGCGCGCGATTCGGATCGCGACAACTTCATGTCCGCCACGCAGGCCGTCGAGTACGGCCTGGTGGACGAGGTGCTATGGGAACGAGGAAATGCGGACCGCTCAGCTTGA
- a CDS encoding sigma-70 family RNA polymerase sigma factor has translation MNDSIAVFEASRRRLLSIAYRMLGSLAEAEDVVQDTWLRWHAAGAADLQAPVAWLTTVATRLAIDRLRRSKRETALPDPWLEEGLPSAADDVERLCDLSYGVLLMLQRLSPDERAALLLHEVFDVPHQEVGRILGLKTEHSRQLVRRARARVQAGPVRRGASADSAHLAHAFVDAIRRHDEEAVVRLVRGVDIVGLADHVAPRALTARGTTARLQCVNGGWGVAVLRYGRIDVLLSIEDGGKLYAVRPQVVRQCGLDVPATTPLIGAAMSPT, from the coding sequence ATGAACGATTCCATTGCCGTATTCGAGGCGTCGCGCCGGCGCCTGCTGTCGATCGCCTACCGGATGCTGGGCAGCCTGGCCGAGGCGGAGGACGTGGTGCAGGACACGTGGCTGCGCTGGCATGCCGCCGGGGCGGCCGACCTGCAAGCACCGGTCGCCTGGCTGACAACGGTGGCGACGCGGCTGGCGATCGACCGCCTGCGCCGCAGCAAGCGTGAAACGGCATTGCCGGACCCCTGGCTGGAAGAAGGGCTGCCTTCAGCGGCGGACGATGTCGAACGGCTGTGCGACCTGTCGTATGGCGTGTTGCTGATGCTGCAGCGCCTTTCGCCCGACGAGCGCGCCGCGTTGCTGCTCCACGAGGTGTTCGACGTGCCGCATCAGGAAGTCGGCCGCATCCTCGGGCTCAAGACGGAACATTCGCGCCAGCTCGTGCGCCGCGCAAGGGCCCGCGTGCAGGCGGGACCGGTCCGGCGCGGCGCCAGCGCCGACAGCGCCCACCTGGCGCATGCGTTCGTCGATGCGATCCGGCGCCATGACGAAGAGGCGGTGGTGCGGCTGGTGCGCGGCGTGGACATCGTCGGCCTTGCCGATCACGTGGCGCCGCGCGCATTGACGGCCCGCGGCACGACGGCACGGCTGCAATGCGTCAATGGCGGCTGGGGAGTGGCGGTGCTGCGCTACGGGCGCATCGATGTGCTGCTGAGCATCGAGGATGGCGGGAAACTGTATGCGGTGCGGCCGCAGGTGGTGCGGCAATGCGGGCTGGACGTACCGGCAACGACACCCTTGATCGGGGCGGCAATGTCTCCCACCTAA
- a CDS encoding hydrolase yields MSNPKLEVLTPQNSQLIFIDHQPQMAFGVQSIDRQVLKNNTVGLAKAAKVFNIPTTITTVETESFSGHTYPELLDVFPGQDILERTSMNSWDDQKVRDALAKNGRKKVIVAGLWTEVCNTTFALCAMLEGDYEIYMVADASGGTSKEAHDMAMLRMIQAGVVPVTWQQVLLEWQRDWAHRDSYDAVMKVVKEHSGAYGMGVDYAYTMVHKAPQRTTSQHETLAPVAAK; encoded by the coding sequence ATGAGCAACCCAAAACTGGAAGTCCTGACCCCGCAAAACAGCCAGCTGATCTTCATCGACCACCAGCCGCAGATGGCCTTCGGCGTGCAGTCGATCGACCGCCAGGTGCTGAAGAACAACACCGTCGGCCTGGCGAAAGCCGCGAAGGTGTTCAACATCCCGACCACGATCACCACCGTGGAAACGGAGAGCTTCTCGGGCCACACCTACCCGGAACTGCTGGACGTGTTCCCTGGCCAGGACATCCTGGAACGTACTTCGATGAACTCGTGGGACGACCAGAAAGTGCGCGACGCGCTGGCCAAGAACGGCCGCAAGAAAGTGATCGTGGCCGGCCTGTGGACGGAAGTGTGCAACACCACGTTCGCGCTGTGCGCGATGCTGGAAGGCGACTACGAGATCTACATGGTGGCCGATGCTTCGGGTGGCACGTCGAAGGAAGCGCACGACATGGCCATGCTGCGCATGATCCAGGCCGGCGTGGTGCCCGTGACGTGGCAGCAGGTGCTGCTGGAATGGCAGCGCGACTGGGCGCACCGCGATTCGTACGACGCCGTGATGAAGGTCGTCAAGGAACACTCGGGCGCGTACGGCATGGGCGTGGACTACGCCTACACGATGGTGCACAAGGCACCGCAGCGCACCACCTCCCAGCACGAAACGCTGGCGCCGGTGGCGGCGAAGTAA
- a CDS encoding NAD(P)H-dependent flavin oxidoreductase, protein MALPSVLQNLSLPVIASPMFIASGPALVAAQCKAGIVGSFPALNARPAELLDTWLTDLQKELAEFQAANPGAKVGPIAVNQIVHQSNDRLAHDVEVCVKHQVPIIISSLRAPPKEMLDAIHSYGGIVLHDVVSIRHAQKALEAGVDGLILVAAGAGGHAGTLSPFALVGEVRKFFDGPLALSGSIATGDAILAAQAMGADFAYIGSRWLATKESNVTEDYRNAIVESSAADVIYTNLFTGVHGNYLKKSIVAAGLDPEALPESDKTKMSFGSGSAKAWRDIWGAGQGVGLMDDVPTTAEMVERLKAEYEAARKRLGL, encoded by the coding sequence ATGGCCTTGCCTTCCGTGCTGCAAAACCTGTCCCTTCCCGTGATTGCATCGCCGATGTTCATCGCCAGCGGCCCCGCCCTGGTGGCGGCGCAGTGCAAGGCCGGCATCGTCGGTTCGTTCCCGGCGCTCAATGCGCGCCCGGCCGAGCTGCTCGATACGTGGCTGACCGACCTGCAGAAGGAGCTGGCGGAATTTCAGGCGGCCAACCCGGGCGCAAAAGTGGGGCCGATCGCCGTCAACCAGATCGTGCACCAGTCGAACGACCGCCTCGCGCACGACGTTGAAGTCTGCGTGAAACACCAAGTGCCGATCATCATCTCGTCGCTGCGCGCGCCGCCGAAGGAGATGCTCGACGCGATCCACAGCTACGGCGGCATCGTGCTGCACGACGTGGTCTCGATCCGCCACGCGCAAAAGGCGCTGGAAGCGGGTGTCGATGGCCTGATCCTGGTCGCGGCGGGCGCCGGCGGCCATGCGGGCACGCTGTCGCCGTTCGCGCTGGTCGGCGAAGTGCGCAAGTTCTTCGATGGTCCGCTGGCCTTGTCGGGCTCGATCGCCACGGGCGATGCGATCCTGGCCGCGCAGGCGATGGGTGCCGACTTCGCGTACATCGGCTCGCGCTGGCTGGCCACGAAGGAATCGAACGTGACGGAGGATTACCGCAACGCGATCGTGGAATCTTCGGCAGCCGACGTCATCTACACGAACCTGTTCACGGGCGTGCACGGCAATTACCTGAAGAAATCGATCGTGGCCGCGGGCCTCGATCCGGAGGCACTGCCGGAATCGGACAAGACCAAGATGAGCTTTGGCTCCGGCAGCGCGAAGGCGTGGCGCGACATCTGGGGCGCCGGCCAGGGCGTGGGCCTGATGGACGACGTGCCCACGACCGCGGAAATGGTCGAGCGGCTGAAGGCGGAGTACGAGGCGGCACGTAAACGTTTAGGGCTTTGA
- a CDS encoding MBL fold metallo-hydrolase gives MMTLPDSIRVFERGWLSANNVLLVGRHDTALIDSGYVTHAPQTLELVRHALPGRRLDRLFTTHLHSDHCGGNALLQAHFGCDTFVPAAEETKVRHWDEDALTFRATGQQCPRFTIDGVVTPGDVVMAGDLAWHVLGAPGHHAHSLIWYCPEHRILVSADALWQNGFGVIFPELEGEEGFAEAGATLDLIASLDVRLVIPGHGAMFDDVEASLARARRRLDFLSSKPSNNAEYAVKVLLKFLLLERQRIPVAGVQALLASIPLVVETNRRHLHKSEEELAAWAVKQLVRGLAAKVEGDDLVNV, from the coding sequence ATGATGACCTTACCCGACTCCATCCGCGTGTTCGAACGTGGCTGGCTCTCCGCCAACAATGTGCTGCTGGTCGGTCGCCACGACACGGCGCTGATCGACAGCGGCTATGTCACGCACGCGCCGCAGACACTCGAGTTGGTACGGCACGCGCTGCCGGGCCGCCGCCTGGACCGCCTGTTCACCACGCACCTGCATTCCGACCATTGCGGCGGCAATGCGCTGCTGCAGGCGCACTTCGGCTGCGACACATTCGTGCCGGCCGCCGAGGAAACCAAGGTGCGGCACTGGGACGAAGATGCGCTGACGTTCCGCGCCACGGGCCAGCAATGCCCGCGCTTCACCATCGACGGTGTCGTCACGCCGGGCGACGTGGTGATGGCGGGCGACCTCGCGTGGCACGTGCTGGGCGCGCCCGGCCACCATGCGCACTCACTGATCTGGTATTGCCCCGAGCACCGGATTCTCGTCTCCGCCGATGCGCTGTGGCAGAACGGCTTCGGCGTGATCTTTCCGGAACTGGAAGGCGAGGAAGGCTTCGCCGAAGCGGGCGCCACGCTGGACCTGATCGCCTCGCTCGACGTGCGCCTCGTGATTCCTGGCCACGGCGCCATGTTCGATGACGTGGAAGCGTCGCTGGCGCGGGCGCGCCGGCGGCTCGATTTCCTGTCCTCGAAACCCTCCAACAACGCCGAGTACGCGGTCAAAGTGCTGCTGAAGTTCCTGCTGCTGGAGCGCCAGCGCATTCCCGTCGCCGGCGTGCAGGCGCTGCTGGCGTCGATCCCGCTCGTCGTCGAGACCAACCGCCGGCACCTGCACAAGTCCGAGGAAGAGCTCGCCGCCTGGGCCGTCAAGCAGCTCGTGCGGGGCCTGGCCGCCAAGGTCGAGGGCGACGACCTGGTGAACGTTTGA
- a CDS encoding DUF1289 domain-containing protein: MKTALPEHATPVPSPCVSLCKMNRDTGFCEGCLRTIEEIVAWGKADDDYKRAVWAQLRLREQTIAFD; encoded by the coding sequence ATGAAAACTGCATTGCCGGAACATGCCACGCCCGTCCCATCGCCCTGCGTCAGCCTGTGCAAGATGAACCGGGACACCGGCTTTTGCGAGGGCTGCCTGCGTACGATCGAAGAGATCGTCGCGTGGGGCAAGGCCGACGATGACTACAAGCGCGCCGTGTGGGCGCAGTTGCGTTTGCGCGAGCAGACGATCGCGTTCGATTGA